From a region of the Lactuca sativa cultivar Salinas chromosome 4, Lsat_Salinas_v11, whole genome shotgun sequence genome:
- the LOC111914613 gene encoding uncharacterized protein LOC111914613 gives MDSTGPPLESKKDPSVKPYQPLLPFPGRARQDKHDVDYQKNLEHIKALQINMPFTEAVAQMPKYAKFLKELLTNRKKMEEIKDVVFNENCSAAMLNKMPKKKGDPGSLTLPCQFGNLATIHALADSGACVNLMPYSFFKKLDLPEPRPIRVAIHLANKTVTFPRGICKDLLVKVDKFVFPTNFIVLDMEADPQVPIILGRPFLNTASAIVDMRDSKLTVRVGDESVTFGVDQAMKHARFSDDTAFSVDMMDKLIEDWKEENGSN, from the coding sequence ATGGACTCGACGGGTCCTCCGCTTGAATCGAAAAAAGACCCTTCTGTTAAACCATATCAGCCTCTATTACCATTTCCAGGCCGAGCTAGACAAGATAAGCATGATGTTGATTATCAAAAAAATTTGGAACACATCAAAGCCCTTCAAATTAACATGCCCTTTACCGAGGCGGTTGCACAAATGCCAAAGTATGCCAAATTCTTAAAGGAGCTCCTCACAAATAGAAAAAAGATGGAAGAAATAAAAGATGTAGTTTTCAATGAAAATTGTTCAGCTGCCATGTTGAACAAAATGCCTAAAAAGAAAGGTGACCCAGGTAGTTTGACATTGCCTTGTCAATTCGGAAATTTGGCAACTATACACGCATTAGCGGATTCGGGGGCATGTGTAAATCTCATGCCATATTCGTTCTTTAAGAAATTGGACCTTCCGGAGCCAAGGCCAATTCGAGTGGCAATACACTTAGCTAATAAAACGGTCACATTTCCAAGGGGAATATGCAAGGACCTATTGGTAAAAGTTGATAAGTTCGTGTTCCCCACGAATTTCATAGTTCTAGACATGGAAGCGGATCCTCAAGTCCCGATCATACTTGGGAGACCTTTCCTCAACACCGCGAGTGCTATAGTAGATATGCGAGATTCCAAACTTACCGTTCGGGTGGGAGACGAATCAGTGACATTTGGAGTAGATCAAGCAATGAAGCATGCAAGGTTTAGTGATGATACCGCGTTCTCGGTAGATATGATGGACAAATTAATAGAGGATTGGAAAGAGGAAAATGGGAGCAATTGA